A window of the Caretta caretta isolate rCarCar2 chromosome 21, rCarCar1.hap1, whole genome shotgun sequence genome harbors these coding sequences:
- the APOBEC2 gene encoding C->U-editing enzyme APOBEC-2 — MAENQEEPSDTQNGEEQPENAEKPEEKKKELEKLPPFEIVRGERFPAFFFKFQFRNVEYSSGRNKTFLCYVVEIQGKEPGSFRGYLEDEHAAAHAEDAFFNNILPTCDPNLRYNVTWYVSSSPCAPCADRIAQVLQKNKNLRLSILVSRLFMWEEPEMQAALKKLKASGCKLKIMKPQDFEYIWQNFAEQEEGEAKAFEPWEDIQENFLYYEEKLSEVLH; from the exons ATGGCTGAAAACCAGGAGGAGCCCAGCGACACTCAGAATGGTGAGGAGCAGCCTGAAAATGCAGAGAAGCCtgaggagaagaagaaggagCTGGAGAAACTGCCGCCCTTTGAAATCGTGAGAGG GGAGCGCTTCCCCGCCTTCTTTTTCAAATTCCAGTTCAGGAACGTAGAATACAGCTCAGGCAGGAACAAGACCTTCCTATGTTACGTTGTGGAGATCCAAGGCAAAGAGCCGGGGAGCTTTCGGGGGTATCTGGAAGATGAGCATGCAGCAGCCCATGCCGAAGATGCTTTCTTCAACAACATCTTGCCCACATGCGATCCCAACCTGCGCTACAACGTCACCTGGTATGTCTCCTCCAGCCCCTGTGCGCCCTGTGCTGACCGGATAGCCCAGGTACTGCAGAAGAACAAGAACCTACGCCTCTCCATCCTGGTAAGCCGCCTCTTCATGTGGGAGGAGCCAGAGATGCAGGCCGCCCTGAAGAAGCTGAAGGCATCTGGATGCAAATTGAAGATTATGAAGCCTCAAGACTTTGAGTATATCTGGCAGAACTTTGCAGAGCAGGAAGAAGGAGAGGCAAAGGCCTTCGAGCCCTGGGAGGACATCCAAGAGAACTTCCTGTATTACGAAGAGAAGTTATCAGAGGTTCTGCACTGA
- the TSPO2 gene encoding translocator protein 2, giving the protein MWAHAFGFSALPHIGGFLGWFLTRKEVPTWFESLKKPSWRPPNKMFPVMWTTLYTGMGYASYLVWNDLGGFNSKAIIPLGLYGAQLALNWAWTPLFFGAHKLKLALVDILCLYGLVLGTMYSWYPINKRATMLMVPYLAWLTLASSLTFCIWRDNPEEEKGKSD; this is encoded by the exons ATGTGGGCTCATGCTTTTGGGTTCTCTGCCTTGCCTCATATTGGGGGATTTCTCGGCTGGTTCTTGACACGAAAGGAAGTGCCTACTTGGTTTGAAAGCCTGAAGAAACCCTCTTGGCGTCCACCCAACAAAATGTTCCCGGTCATGTGGACTACCTTGTACACAGGCATGGG CTATGCTTCATACTTGGTGTGGAATGACTTAGGGGGCTTCAACAGCAAAGCCATCATCCCGCTGGGCCTCTACGGGGCTCAGCTTGCCTTGAACTGGGCTTGGACGCCCCTATTCTTTGGAGCTCATAAGCTAAAACTG GCTCTGGTGGACATCCTGTGCCTATACGGCCTGGTGCTCGGCACCATGTACTCTTGGTACCCCATTAACAAGAGGGCGACAATGCTGATGGTGCCTTACCTGGCTTGGCTGACCTTGGCTTCTTCTCTCACCTTCTGCATCTGGAGGGACAATCCtgaggaggaaaaaggaaagagcGACTAA